A stretch of the Flavobacterium aquiphilum genome encodes the following:
- a CDS encoding DUF5074 domain-containing protein — protein MNFSKLILIMVTFSIFFVSCTNDDNNSDTPLGSYDNGFLILNQGGFGHYDASVSYVSADFATAQNDIFSVVNPSITLGDVGQDVGFNGDLAYIVLNGSNKIEIVNRYTLKSAGTISTGLKNPRYIAFANGKGYVTNWGDGGVATDDYVAVIDLTAKKVSASIPVVEGPEKIIANSGKLYVAHKGGYSYGTKVSVIDATSNTVSTTITVGDVPESMEIKDGTLWVACSGNPSYVSTPLVETAGRIVKVNLSTNTVSSTIAYSDATKHLSNLVLNGSDVYYTIDSDVYKMSASATALPTASAFSTTSQGVYGVYSFAVHGSHIYVGDAGDYTHNGKVYVYALTSPSIGSLEKTFSVGVIPAGFYFND, from the coding sequence ATGAATTTCAGTAAGCTAATTTTAATAATGGTAACGTTCTCAATATTTTTTGTTTCGTGTACCAATGATGATAATAATAGTGACACTCCATTAGGAAGTTATGATAATGGATTTTTGATTTTGAACCAAGGAGGTTTCGGTCATTATGATGCTTCGGTTTCTTACGTTTCAGCAGATTTTGCGACTGCTCAGAATGATATTTTTTCGGTAGTAAATCCTTCTATAACACTTGGGGATGTTGGGCAAGATGTTGGTTTTAACGGTGATTTGGCTTATATCGTTTTGAATGGAAGCAATAAAATTGAAATCGTAAACCGCTATACTTTAAAGAGTGCGGGAACTATCAGTACTGGATTGAAGAATCCTAGGTATATCGCATTTGCAAATGGTAAAGGATATGTTACCAACTGGGGTGACGGTGGTGTTGCAACTGATGATTACGTAGCTGTAATCGATTTGACTGCAAAAAAGGTATCTGCTTCAATTCCGGTTGTGGAAGGACCTGAAAAAATTATCGCTAATTCCGGAAAATTATATGTTGCTCACAAAGGAGGATATAGCTATGGAACTAAGGTTTCTGTTATTGATGCCACTTCAAATACTGTTTCTACAACAATTACTGTTGGAGATGTTCCTGAAAGTATGGAGATCAAAGACGGAACTTTATGGGTAGCGTGTTCTGGAAACCCAAGTTATGTAAGTACTCCTTTGGTAGAAACTGCCGGACGAATTGTGAAAGTGAATTTATCGACAAATACTGTGAGTAGTACGATTGCCTATTCAGATGCCACTAAGCATTTATCGAATTTGGTTTTGAATGGCAGTGATGTTTATTATACGATTGATTCTGATGTTTACAAAATGAGTGCTTCTGCAACTGCATTGCCAACTGCTTCTGCATTTAGCACTACATCACAAGGGGTTTACGGCGTATATAGTTTTGCAGTTCACGGAAGCCATATTTATGTTGGTGATGCTGGTGATTACACACATAATGGAAAAGTATATGTTTATGCATTGACTTCACCATCTATTGGTTCATTGGAAAAAACATTCTCAGTAGGAGTTATTCCTGCAGGATTTTATTTTAATGATTAA
- a CDS encoding L-rhamnose mutarotase — protein sequence MKVKRICYACDLVDNPELIQEYKRYHSKENAWPEITESIKKAGILDMEIYILANRLFMIMEVDETFSPERKQMMDAANPKVQEWEKLMWQFQQAPPGAKDGEKWLPMEQIYKLI from the coding sequence ATGAAAGTAAAGAGAATATGTTACGCTTGCGATTTAGTTGATAATCCAGAATTGATTCAGGAGTATAAGCGTTATCATTCTAAAGAAAATGCCTGGCCGGAAATTACCGAGAGTATTAAAAAGGCCGGTATTTTAGATATGGAAATTTATATCTTGGCTAACCGCTTGTTCATGATTATGGAAGTTGATGAAACCTTTAGTCCGGAACGCAAGCAAATGATGGATGCTGCGAACCCAAAAGTGCAGGAATGGGAGAAATTAATGTGGCAGTTTCAGCAGGCACCTCCGGGAGCAAAAGATGGTGAAAAATGGTTGCCGATGGAACAGATTTATAAATTGATTTAA
- a CDS encoding glycoside hydrolase family 97 protein, whose product MKYIGLIACLFISSVFSINAQEILSPNKKIKVIVTADNNSFGQVYFKILYKNKLEYIEVLPNSPMGIVRDDQQFTDNLKPVDASKVQEVNQKYEMISGKRKLCTNQGVEKVFKYVNSNNKPLNIVFRVYNDGVAFRYEFTDKMDSLVNVIDETTTYVFPLATNRWLQSYTESYEDFFPFSDNGKANNNKQEWGFPALFKVNNNPLWVLISEANITENNSAARLSNLKNPNEYKVSYASPRDNFKQTGVKTMLPWNSQWHTLIIGQLSDIVESTLITDVSEPNQLKETDWIKPGPVSWIYWAYNRGSKDYQKVVEYTDLAVAMKWPYVLIDWEWDVMTNGGDIIAAVNYAKSKGIKPLIWYNSGTSWLEPTPNDRMLTAEKRAKELAWLKEIGIYGIKVDFFAGDQQDMMKLYLDILKDAAKYQIMVNFHGATVPRGWARTYPNLMTTEAVYGAEWYNNKPTLTAKAAEHNATLPFTRNVIGSMDYTPVTFSNSQHPHITSYAHELALSVVFESALQHFADRPEAYNSLPQEPKDFLKNVPVTWDETKLLDGYPGEKVIMARKKGNQWYLGGLNGKDEKQTLKIDFGFLDKANYKLKLIKDGVNDKSFAVEIINVKKGAVLNVECLPRGGFVAVLE is encoded by the coding sequence ATGAAATACATTGGTTTAATTGCATGTCTATTTATTTCAAGCGTATTTTCAATAAATGCTCAGGAAATTTTGTCGCCAAATAAAAAGATTAAGGTGATTGTTACTGCGGATAATAACTCTTTTGGACAAGTATATTTTAAGATTTTGTATAAAAACAAATTAGAATATATCGAAGTACTGCCAAATTCTCCTATGGGTATTGTTAGAGATGATCAGCAGTTTACGGATAACCTGAAACCGGTAGATGCATCTAAAGTTCAAGAGGTGAACCAAAAATATGAAATGATTTCGGGCAAGCGAAAACTCTGTACTAATCAGGGTGTAGAGAAAGTTTTTAAATATGTAAATTCAAATAACAAACCCTTGAATATTGTTTTTAGGGTTTATAATGATGGTGTAGCATTTCGTTATGAATTCACGGATAAAATGGATTCATTAGTGAATGTCATTGACGAAACAACCACTTATGTTTTTCCATTGGCTACAAATCGTTGGTTGCAGTCATATACAGAATCGTATGAAGATTTTTTTCCTTTTTCAGACAATGGAAAAGCAAATAACAATAAGCAGGAATGGGGATTTCCTGCTTTATTCAAAGTAAATAATAATCCTCTCTGGGTATTGATTTCGGAAGCAAATATTACTGAAAATAATAGCGCTGCAAGATTGAGTAATTTGAAAAATCCGAATGAGTACAAAGTAAGTTATGCTTCCCCCAGAGATAATTTCAAACAAACAGGAGTTAAAACAATGTTGCCATGGAATTCACAATGGCATACTTTGATAATTGGTCAATTGTCTGATATTGTCGAATCGACTTTAATTACGGATGTTAGTGAACCAAATCAATTAAAAGAAACGGATTGGATAAAACCGGGTCCGGTTTCCTGGATTTATTGGGCATATAATAGAGGTTCTAAAGATTATCAAAAAGTTGTTGAATACACCGATTTAGCCGTAGCAATGAAATGGCCTTATGTACTTATTGACTGGGAATGGGATGTTATGACTAATGGTGGAGATATAATAGCTGCTGTAAATTATGCAAAAAGTAAAGGAATTAAACCTTTGATATGGTATAATTCGGGTACATCCTGGCTTGAACCAACTCCAAATGACCGTATGTTGACAGCTGAAAAAAGAGCTAAAGAATTGGCCTGGCTTAAAGAAATTGGAATATATGGTATTAAAGTTGATTTTTTTGCCGGAGACCAACAGGATATGATGAAACTTTATCTTGATATTTTAAAAGATGCTGCAAAATACCAAATAATGGTGAATTTTCATGGAGCGACAGTTCCAAGAGGATGGGCAAGAACGTATCCGAATTTAATGACTACAGAAGCGGTATATGGAGCCGAATGGTATAATAATAAACCAACGCTTACTGCTAAGGCTGCTGAACATAATGCTACGCTGCCTTTTACCCGCAATGTAATTGGTTCTATGGATTATACTCCGGTAACTTTTTCAAATTCGCAGCATCCTCATATTACCTCTTATGCGCATGAACTGGCATTGTCAGTTGTTTTTGAATCAGCTTTACAGCATTTTGCCGATAGGCCGGAAGCTTATAATAGTTTGCCACAAGAACCTAAAGATTTTCTTAAAAATGTTCCTGTAACCTGGGATGAAACCAAACTTCTGGATGGATATCCCGGAGAGAAAGTTATTATGGCTCGAAAAAAAGGAAATCAATGGTATTTAGGAGGACTTAATGGTAAGGATGAAAAGCAAACATTAAAAATTGATTTTGGTTTTTTAGATAAGGCTAATTATAAATTAAAGCTCATTAAGGATGGAGTAAATGACAAATCATTTGCTGTGGAAATTATCAATGTAAAAAAAGGAGCTGTTTTAAATGTAGAATGTCTTCCAAGAGGTGGATTTGTAGCTGTTTTAGAATGA